The following coding sequences are from one Ancylobacter sp. TS-1 window:
- a CDS encoding microcin C ABC transporter permease YejB: MLAYIVRRLALMVPTVIGIMLVSFAVVQFAPGGPVERVIAELTGQGTSATARISGGGGDFGGMPQSGPAGDPVSSKYRGAQGLDPAFIQQLEKQFGFDRPAHERFLKMMWDYARFDFGRSYFRDISVIDLIAEKMPVSISLGLWMTLITYTISIPLGIAKAVRDGSRFDMWTSAIIIVGYAIPSFLFAVLLIVLFAGGSFFSWFPLRGLTSDNWDQLSLGAKILDYFWHLALPITAMVLGAFATMALLTKNSFLDEIRKQYVVTARMKGLSERAVLYRHVFRNAMLIIIAGFPGAFVAAFFSGSLLIETIFSLDGLGLLGFESVLNRDYPVVFANLYIFSLVGLVVNLISDLTYTWVDPRIDFDTRDV, from the coding sequence GCTGATGGTGCCGACCGTCATCGGCATCATGCTGGTCTCCTTCGCGGTGGTTCAGTTCGCTCCCGGCGGTCCCGTCGAGCGGGTGATCGCGGAACTGACCGGGCAGGGCACTTCCGCCACCGCCCGCATTTCCGGCGGCGGCGGCGACTTCGGCGGCATGCCGCAGAGCGGCCCGGCCGGTGATCCGGTCTCCTCGAAATATCGCGGCGCGCAGGGGCTGGACCCGGCCTTCATCCAGCAGCTCGAGAAGCAGTTCGGCTTCGACCGGCCGGCCCATGAGCGGTTCCTGAAGATGATGTGGGACTATGCCCGCTTCGACTTCGGCCGTTCCTATTTCCGCGACATCTCGGTCATCGACCTCATCGCGGAGAAGATGCCGGTCTCCATATCGCTCGGCCTGTGGATGACGCTGATCACCTACACCATCTCGATTCCGCTCGGCATCGCCAAGGCGGTGCGCGACGGCTCGCGCTTCGACATGTGGACCTCGGCGATCATCATCGTCGGCTATGCGATACCGAGCTTCCTGTTCGCCGTGCTGCTCATCGTCCTGTTCGCCGGCGGCTCGTTCTTCTCGTGGTTCCCGCTGCGCGGGCTGACCTCGGACAATTGGGACCAGCTCTCGCTCGGCGCCAAGATCCTCGACTATTTCTGGCACCTTGCCCTGCCCATCACCGCCATGGTGCTCGGCGCCTTCGCGACCATGGCGCTGCTGACCAAGAATTCCTTCCTCGACGAGATCCGCAAGCAATATGTCGTCACGGCGCGGATGAAGGGGCTGTCGGAGCGGGCGGTGCTCTACCGCCACGTCTTCCGCAACGCCATGCTGATCATCATCGCCGGTTTTCCGGGAGCGTTCGTGGCCGCCTTCTTCTCCGGCTCGCTGCTGATCGAGACCATCTTCTCGCTCGACGGGCTCGGCCTGCTCGGCTTCGAGAGCGTGCTCAACCGCGACTATCCGGTGGTGTTCGCCAATCTCTACATCTTCTCGCTGGTCGGGCTGGTGGTGAACCTCATTTCCGACCTCACCTACACCTGGGTCGATCCGCGCATCGACTTCGACACGCGGGACGTCTGA
- a CDS encoding ABC transporter permease has protein sequence MDAATTALPPTTPAGTPTAAPAPRRPRLSPLNQRRWANFKRNRRGWWSFWIFSVLFILSLGAEFIANDKPFLVEYDGGYYFPGLIAYPETTFGGDFETEADYRDPYLQKLIAEKGGWMVWPPIRYSYSTHNLDLPTPAPSPPTWMLTEAQCAPVVERLGRTGGCGALEWNWLGTDDQGRDVLARLIYGFRLSVLFGLVLTIISSVIGVAAGAVQGYFGGWTDLIFQRVIEIWTSIPALYLLLIISSILAPGFWVLLGILLLFSWVSLVGLVRAEFLRARNFEYVQAARALGVSNPVIMWRHMLPNAMVATLTMLPFIVSSSVMTLTALDFLGFGLPPGSPSLGELLAQGKSNVQAPWLGLTGFFTVAIMLSLLIFTGEAVRDAFDPRKTFQ, from the coding sequence ATGGACGCCGCCACGACCGCCCTGCCGCCGACCACGCCCGCCGGAACGCCTACCGCCGCGCCGGCGCCGCGCCGCCCCCGGCTGTCGCCGCTCAACCAGCGCCGCTGGGCGAACTTCAAGCGCAACCGGCGCGGCTGGTGGAGCTTCTGGATCTTCTCGGTGCTCTTCATTCTGAGCCTGGGCGCGGAGTTCATCGCCAACGACAAGCCGTTCCTGGTCGAATATGACGGCGGCTATTATTTCCCCGGCCTCATCGCCTATCCCGAGACCACCTTCGGCGGCGATTTCGAGACCGAGGCGGACTATCGCGATCCCTATCTCCAGAAACTGATCGCCGAGAAGGGCGGCTGGATGGTCTGGCCGCCGATCCGCTATTCCTACTCGACGCACAATCTCGACCTTCCCACCCCGGCGCCTTCGCCGCCGACCTGGATGCTGACCGAGGCGCAATGCGCGCCGGTGGTGGAGCGGCTCGGCCGCACCGGCGGCTGCGGCGCGCTGGAATGGAACTGGCTCGGCACCGACGACCAGGGCCGCGATGTGCTGGCCCGGCTGATTTACGGATTCCGGCTCTCGGTGCTGTTCGGCCTCGTGCTGACCATCATCTCCTCGGTGATCGGCGTCGCGGCCGGCGCGGTGCAGGGCTATTTCGGCGGCTGGACCGACCTCATCTTCCAGCGCGTCATCGAGATATGGACCTCGATTCCCGCGCTCTACCTGCTGCTGATCATCTCCTCGATCCTCGCGCCCGGCTTCTGGGTGCTGCTCGGCATCCTGCTCCTGTTCTCCTGGGTGTCGCTGGTCGGGCTGGTGCGCGCCGAGTTCCTGCGCGCGCGCAATTTCGAATATGTGCAGGCGGCCCGCGCGCTCGGCGTGTCCAATCCCGTCATCATGTGGCGGCACATGCTGCCGAACGCGATGGTGGCGACGCTGACCATGCTGCCCTTCATCGTCTCCTCCTCGGTGATGACGCTGACCGCGCTGGACTTCCTCGGCTTCGGCCTGCCGCCCGGCTCGCCCTCGCTCGGCGAATTGCTGGCGCAGGGAAAATCCAACGTGCAGGCGCCCTGGCTCGGCCTCACCGGCTTCTTCACCGTGGCGATCATGCTGAGCCTGCTGATCTTCACCGGCGAGGCCGTGCGCGACGCCTTCGACCCGCGGAAGACCTTCCAGTGA
- a CDS encoding ABC transporter ATP-binding protein translates to MSETPLTDIPLLSVQDLSVAFTQGGRTTLAVDQVSFDVKRGETVALVGESGSGKSVTALSVLKLLQYPAASHPSGRIVFDGEDLLAMQEHEIRRVRGNDITMVFQEPMTSLNPLHTVEQQIAEILFLHRGMRGPAARARVIELLDEVGIPDPATRLGSYPHQLSGGQRQRVMIAMALANEPQLLIADEPTTALDVTVQAQILTLLKDLQRRLGMAMLFITHDLGIVRRIADRVCVMNHGKIVEAGPVADIFARPEHPYTKALIAAQPRGNPAPPHPEAPVVLEAKNLKVWFPIKAGVLRKTVGHIKAVDGISVEIRRGETLGVVGESGSGKTTLGLALLRLISSDGPIVFMGRQIDVLNFKQMRGQRREMQVVFQDPFGSLSPRMSVADIIGEGLRVHQPGLSEDEREARVIAALTDVGLDPEARHRYPHEFSGGQRQRVAIARAIVLEPSFVVLDEPTSALDMIVQAQIVDLLRDLQNKRGLTYLFISHDLRVVAALASQVMVMKGGVVVEEGPAADLFAAPKSEYTRALFAAAFNIEAAAS, encoded by the coding sequence GTGAGCGAGACCCCGTTGACCGACATCCCCCTCCTCTCCGTCCAGGACCTCTCCGTCGCCTTCACCCAGGGCGGGCGGACGACGTTGGCGGTCGACCAGGTGTCGTTCGACGTGAAGCGCGGCGAGACCGTCGCGCTGGTGGGCGAAAGCGGGTCGGGCAAGTCCGTCACCGCGCTCTCGGTGCTGAAGCTGCTGCAATACCCGGCGGCCAGCCACCCGTCCGGCCGCATCGTCTTCGATGGCGAGGACCTGCTCGCGATGCAGGAGCACGAGATCCGCCGGGTGCGCGGCAACGACATCACCATGGTGTTCCAGGAACCGATGACCTCGCTCAATCCGCTGCACACCGTCGAGCAGCAGATCGCCGAGATCCTGTTCCTGCACCGGGGCATGCGCGGGCCGGCGGCGCGGGCGCGGGTGATCGAGCTGCTCGACGAGGTCGGCATCCCCGATCCGGCAACCCGCCTGGGCTCCTACCCGCACCAGCTTTCCGGCGGCCAGCGCCAGCGCGTGATGATCGCCATGGCGCTCGCCAACGAGCCGCAGCTGCTCATCGCCGACGAGCCGACCACCGCGCTCGACGTCACCGTGCAGGCGCAGATCCTCACCCTGCTGAAGGATCTTCAGCGCCGGCTCGGCATGGCGATGCTGTTCATCACCCATGATCTCGGCATCGTACGCCGCATCGCCGACCGGGTCTGCGTGATGAACCACGGCAAGATCGTCGAGGCGGGGCCGGTGGCGGACATCTTCGCCCGGCCGGAGCATCCCTATACAAAGGCCCTCATCGCCGCCCAGCCGCGCGGCAATCCCGCCCCGCCGCACCCGGAAGCCCCCGTGGTGCTGGAGGCGAAGAACCTGAAGGTCTGGTTCCCGATCAAGGCCGGCGTGCTGCGCAAGACGGTCGGCCACATCAAGGCGGTGGACGGCATCTCGGTGGAGATACGGCGCGGCGAAACGCTCGGCGTCGTCGGCGAGAGCGGTTCGGGCAAGACCACGCTGGGCCTCGCTTTGCTGCGGCTCATCTCCAGCGACGGGCCGATCGTCTTCATGGGCCGGCAGATCGACGTGCTCAACTTCAAGCAGATGCGCGGCCAGCGGCGCGAGATGCAGGTGGTGTTCCAGGACCCGTTCGGCTCGCTCTCCCCGCGCATGTCGGTCGCCGACATCATCGGCGAGGGGCTGCGCGTCCACCAGCCGGGGCTGAGCGAGGACGAGCGCGAGGCGCGGGTGATCGCCGCGCTCACCGATGTCGGGCTCGATCCCGAGGCGCGCCACCGCTACCCCCACGAATTCTCCGGCGGCCAGCGCCAGCGGGTCGCCATCGCCCGCGCCATCGTGCTGGAGCCGTCCTTCGTGGTGCTGGACGAGCCGACCAGCGCGCTCGACATGATCGTGCAGGCGCAGATCGTCGACCTGCTGCGCGACCTGCAGAACAAGCGCGGCCTGACCTATCTGTTCATCAGCCACGATCTGCGCGTCGTCGCCGCTCTGGCCTCGCAGGTGATGGTGATGAAGGGTGGCGTGGTGGTGGAGGAGGGCCCGGCGGCCGACCTCTTCGCCGCGCCGAAGTCCGAATACACACGCGCGCTGTTCGCCGCCGCCTTCAACATCGAGGCCGCCGCCTCATGA
- a CDS encoding NUDIX domain-containing protein, whose translation MSGRAREGELADRTISVETSAPESVGAGFRPYHRIRATFAGAGGAPLVQQRDILRVGPVVGVLAYDPAAACFVLIRQFRLGAELANGAGELVEIAAGLIEPGEDPKLAALRECREEIGVAPRALLPMVRFLPSPGVTDEYATLYLGLVESRDVPAEAGEPGETEHTLPFLVPVDEAMASLTAPFPAPFANGFVLIALQWFALNRARVDAFVAEKG comes from the coding sequence ATGAGCGGGCGTGCCCGGGAAGGGGAACTGGCCGACCGCACGATTTCCGTCGAGACCAGCGCGCCGGAATCGGTCGGCGCGGGGTTCCGGCCCTATCATCGCATCCGCGCCACCTTCGCCGGGGCCGGCGGCGCCCCGCTGGTGCAGCAGCGCGACATATTGCGGGTCGGGCCGGTGGTCGGCGTGCTGGCCTATGATCCGGCGGCCGCCTGCTTCGTGCTGATCCGCCAGTTCCGTCTCGGCGCGGAACTGGCCAACGGCGCGGGCGAACTGGTCGAGATCGCCGCCGGACTCATCGAGCCGGGTGAGGACCCGAAGCTCGCCGCTCTCCGCGAATGCCGCGAGGAGATCGGCGTCGCCCCGCGCGCGCTTCTGCCCATGGTGCGCTTCCTGCCCTCGCCGGGCGTCACCGACGAGTACGCCACGCTCTATCTCGGCCTCGTGGAGTCGCGCGACGTGCCGGCCGAGGCCGGCGAGCCGGGCGAGACCGAGCACACGCTGCCTTTCCTGGTGCCGGTCGACGAGGCGATGGCGAGCCTGACCGCGCCGTTTCCGGCCCCCTTCGCCAATGGCTTCGTGCTGATCGCGCTGCAATGGTTCGCGCTCAACCGGGCGCGGGTCGACGCTTTCGTCGCCGAAAAGGGCTAG
- a CDS encoding C40 family peptidase → MTHLPEGLDPRLTAARPDLAALHLKGMVEAARFVAGERFAVTRPGVPVRKEPDPLAPLVTEALFGETVTVYETTMEGWAWGQLDGDLYVGWLPSEALSAPGARATHSVRALRTPVFPGPSIKLPPTELLSLGSRVAITGTRERFAVTAGGGFVFADHLASLGTHETDFVAVAAQYLGAAYLWGGRSSLGLDCSGLVQVSLAAAGIEAPRDTDMQEKAVGAPVAFSGALGELRRGDLLFWPGHVGIVEDGETLLHATAFFMSVVREPLAAALARIQAGGTPLRSVRRL, encoded by the coding sequence ATGACGCATCTGCCCGAAGGCCTCGATCCCCGCCTCACCGCCGCCCGCCCGGACCTCGCCGCCCTGCACCTGAAGGGCATGGTCGAGGCGGCCCGCTTCGTCGCCGGCGAACGGTTCGCCGTCACCCGGCCCGGCGTGCCGGTGCGCAAGGAGCCGGACCCGCTGGCGCCGCTTGTGACGGAGGCGCTCTTCGGCGAGACCGTCACCGTCTACGAGACGACGATGGAGGGCTGGGCCTGGGGCCAGCTCGACGGCGACCTCTATGTCGGCTGGCTGCCCTCCGAGGCGCTGTCCGCCCCCGGCGCGCGGGCCACCCACAGCGTGCGCGCGCTGCGCACGCCGGTGTTTCCCGGCCCTTCCATCAAGCTGCCGCCGACCGAGTTGCTGTCGCTTGGAAGCCGCGTTGCCATAACCGGCACGCGGGAGCGTTTCGCGGTGACGGCAGGCGGCGGATTCGTCTTCGCCGACCATCTCGCCTCGCTCGGCACGCATGAGACGGATTTCGTCGCCGTCGCCGCCCAATATCTCGGCGCCGCCTATCTCTGGGGCGGGCGCTCCAGCCTCGGGCTCGACTGCTCGGGACTGGTGCAGGTATCGCTCGCCGCCGCCGGGATTGAAGCCCCACGCGACACCGATATGCAGGAGAAGGCCGTCGGCGCGCCGGTCGCCTTTTCCGGCGCGCTCGGTGAACTCCGGCGCGGCGACCTGCTGTTCTGGCCGGGCCATGTCGGCATCGTCGAGGATGGCGAGACCCTGCTGCACGCCACCGCCTTCTTCATGTCGGTGGTACGCGAGCCCCTCGCGGCGGCGCTCGCCCGCATCCAGGCCGGCGGCACCCCGCTGCGCAGCGTCAGAAGGCTCTAG
- a CDS encoding MarR family transcriptional regulator — protein MAVELRPSQALRLLHELSLAQVRDDAPDLSPRQLAILLSVYLEAPPHTVRGLAARLGVTKPVITRALDTMGQLGLLSRRRDEADRRNVIIQRTVEGALHVERLGDLVVATARSLPR, from the coding sequence ATGGCGGTCGAGTTGCGACCATCGCAGGCGTTGCGCCTTCTGCACGAGCTTTCGCTCGCGCAGGTGCGGGACGATGCGCCCGACCTCAGCCCGCGCCAGCTCGCCATCCTGCTCAGCGTCTATCTGGAGGCGCCGCCGCACACGGTGCGCGGCCTCGCCGCCCGGCTCGGCGTCACCAAGCCGGTGATCACCCGCGCCCTCGACACGATGGGCCAGCTCGGCCTGCTCTCGCGCCGGCGCGACGAGGCGGATCGACGAAACGTCATCATCCAGCGTACGGTGGAAGGCGCGCTCCATGTGGAGCGGCTCGGCGACCTCGTGGTCGCCACCGCCCGTTCGCTCCCGCGCTGA
- a CDS encoding M17 family metallopeptidase, with amino-acid sequence MGAELIRAEEAANPRPIWCVNPQNWREVAGGADSGLPASALAFAEASGFKAEPGALLVLPAADGSIAGVLFGVAALRDPLAFGKLATSLPAGDYAIAHPPADPRLAALGFLLGGYRFTRYGKRTGPDIRLVVPEGVDEAYLRRTAEAVTLTRDLINTPANDLGPAEIEAAARALAARYGAEIRVTTGEDLLAANFPLIHAVGRASPRAPRLIDLSWGEPGAPKVTLVGKGVAFDTGGLDIKPSSGMLLMKKDMGGAANALGLAQMIMGRALPVRLRLIIAAVENAIDGSAFRPGDVFPSRKGLSVEIGNTDAEGRLILADALSLADEEAPELLIDFATLTGAARVALGPQLAPAYTEDEALAADLARFGATEADPSWRLPLWQPYASMLDSKIADLNNAPAGGFAGSITAALFLQRFVERAGAWLHLDIYAWNPSSRPGRPEGGEAQTIRALDALIAERFG; translated from the coding sequence ATGGGCGCCGAGCTGATCCGGGCCGAAGAGGCCGCCAATCCCCGCCCGATCTGGTGCGTGAACCCGCAGAACTGGCGCGAGGTCGCCGGCGGGGCGGATAGCGGGCTGCCCGCTTCCGCGCTCGCCTTCGCCGAGGCGAGCGGCTTCAAGGCCGAGCCCGGCGCGCTGCTCGTGCTGCCTGCCGCCGACGGTTCCATCGCCGGTGTGCTGTTCGGTGTCGCGGCGCTGCGCGACCCGCTCGCCTTCGGCAAGCTGGCCACCTCCCTGCCGGCCGGCGACTATGCCATCGCCCACCCGCCCGCCGATCCGCGCCTCGCCGCGCTCGGCTTCCTGCTCGGCGGCTACCGCTTCACCCGCTACGGCAAGCGGACCGGCCCCGATATCCGCCTCGTGGTGCCGGAAGGCGTGGACGAGGCCTATCTTCGCCGCACCGCCGAGGCGGTGACGCTGACCCGCGACCTGATCAACACCCCGGCCAACGACCTCGGCCCGGCCGAGATCGAGGCGGCGGCGCGCGCGCTTGCCGCCCGCTACGGTGCCGAGATCCGCGTGACCACCGGCGAGGACCTGCTCGCCGCCAATTTCCCGCTGATCCACGCCGTCGGGCGCGCCTCGCCGCGCGCCCCGCGCCTCATCGACCTGAGCTGGGGCGAGCCGGGCGCGCCCAAGGTGACGCTGGTCGGCAAGGGCGTCGCCTTCGATACCGGCGGGCTCGACATCAAGCCGTCGAGCGGCATGCTCTTGATGAAGAAGGACATGGGCGGCGCGGCCAACGCGCTCGGCCTCGCGCAGATGATCATGGGCCGCGCGCTGCCGGTGCGGCTGCGCCTCATCATCGCGGCGGTGGAGAACGCCATCGACGGCTCGGCATTCCGCCCCGGCGACGTGTTCCCCTCCCGCAAGGGCCTTTCCGTCGAGATCGGCAATACCGACGCCGAGGGCCGGCTGATCCTCGCCGACGCGCTCAGCCTCGCCGACGAGGAGGCGCCCGAACTGCTGATCGACTTCGCCACGCTGACGGGAGCGGCGCGTGTGGCGCTCGGCCCGCAGCTTGCCCCCGCCTATACGGAGGACGAAGCGCTGGCCGCCGACCTCGCCCGCTTTGGCGCCACCGAGGCGGACCCCTCCTGGCGGCTGCCGCTCTGGCAGCCCTACGCCTCGATGCTCGACAGCAAGATCGCCGACCTCAACAACGCGCCGGCCGGGGGCTTCGCCGGCTCCATCACCGCCGCGCTGTTCCTCCAGCGCTTCGTCGAGCGCGCCGGCGCGTGGCTGCATCTCGACATCTACGCCTGGAACCCCTCCTCCCGGCCCGGGCGGCCGGAAGGAGGCGAAGCCCAGACCATCCGCGCGCTCGATGCGCTGATCGCCGAACGCTTCGGCTGA
- a CDS encoding histidine phosphatase family protein has product MTRRIFLVRHGETDWNLAGRLQGSHDIPLNDLGREQAADTARVVERLSRGASGLDFVSSPLSRAAQTMAILRAELGLPPDGFRRDARLREIGFGRWEGSTWPELRRRDPVNLAARDADPWHFTPPGGENYAELSARVLAAIAELTGDSVVVTHGGVVRAMLHAFAGMPTTDAVELPVRQGAVYLIENGAFELAVA; this is encoded by the coding sequence ATGACGCGGCGCATCTTCCTCGTCCGGCACGGCGAGACCGACTGGAACCTCGCGGGCCGGCTTCAAGGGTCGCACGACATCCCGCTCAACGATCTCGGCCGCGAGCAGGCGGCCGACACCGCCCGCGTGGTCGAGCGCCTGAGCCGTGGCGCCAGCGGCCTCGACTTCGTGTCGAGCCCGCTGAGCCGCGCCGCGCAGACCATGGCGATCCTGCGCGCCGAGCTCGGCCTGCCGCCGGACGGCTTCCGCCGTGACGCGCGGCTGCGCGAAATCGGTTTCGGCCGCTGGGAGGGCTCCACCTGGCCGGAACTGCGCCGGCGCGACCCGGTGAACCTTGCCGCCCGCGACGCCGACCCCTGGCACTTCACGCCGCCCGGTGGGGAGAACTATGCGGAACTCTCGGCGCGCGTGCTTGCCGCTATCGCCGAGCTGACCGGCGACAGCGTGGTGGTGACGCATGGCGGCGTGGTGCGGGCGATGCTGCACGCCTTCGCCGGCATGCCAACCACCGATGCGGTGGAACTGCCGGTGCGCCAGGGCGCGGTCTATCTGATCGAGAACGGTGCGTTCGAACTGGCCGTCGCTTGA
- the fabI gene encoding enoyl-ACP reductase FabI — translation MASGGLMSGKRGLVMGVANNRSIAWGIAKAAHAQGAKLAFTYQGEPLKKRVEPLAAELDAAVVGHCDVTDPATIDAVFEETQRQLGGLDFLVHAIAFSDKNELDGRYVDTTADNFSKTMLISCYSFTAVAQRAEKLMTEGGSILTLTYYGAEKWMPHYNVMGVAKAALEASVRYLAADLGPKNIRVNAISAGPIKTLAASGIGDFRYILKWNELNAPLRRTVTVDEVGDAGVYFLSDLGRAVTGEIHHVDAGYHIVGMKNPDAPDLTLDRE, via the coding sequence ATGGCATCGGGCGGATTGATGAGCGGGAAGCGCGGCCTGGTGATGGGAGTGGCGAACAACCGCTCCATCGCCTGGGGCATAGCCAAGGCCGCCCATGCGCAGGGCGCCAAGCTCGCTTTCACCTATCAGGGTGAACCGCTCAAGAAGCGTGTCGAGCCGCTGGCCGCCGAACTCGACGCCGCCGTCGTCGGCCATTGCGACGTCACCGACCCCGCGACCATCGACGCTGTGTTCGAAGAGACCCAGCGCCAGCTCGGCGGGCTCGACTTCCTCGTGCACGCCATCGCCTTCTCGGACAAGAACGAGCTGGACGGGCGCTATGTCGACACCACGGCCGACAATTTCAGCAAGACGATGCTGATCTCCTGCTACAGCTTCACCGCCGTCGCCCAGCGCGCCGAGAAGCTGATGACGGAAGGCGGCTCCATCCTGACGCTGACCTATTACGGCGCCGAGAAGTGGATGCCGCACTATAACGTCATGGGCGTCGCCAAGGCGGCGCTGGAGGCGAGCGTGCGCTACCTCGCCGCCGATCTCGGCCCGAAGAACATCCGCGTCAACGCGATCTCCGCCGGCCCGATCAAGACGCTGGCCGCCTCCGGCATCGGCGATTTCCGCTACATCCTGAAGTGGAACGAGCTGAACGCGCCGCTGCGCCGCACGGTCACTGTGGACGAGGTCGGCGACGCCGGCGTCTACTTCCTCTCCGATCTCGGACGGGCTGTGACCGGCGAGATACATCATGTCGACGCCGGCTATCATATCGTCGGGATGAAGAATCCCGACGCGCCCGACCTTACCCTCGATCGCGAGTGA
- a CDS encoding DnaJ C-terminal domain-containing protein, with amino-acid sequence MRDPYEILGVARNADQTEIKRAFRKLAKKLHPDANTEDPKAQEKFAELNSAHEILSDTEKRGQFDRGEIDAEGKPRGFEGFPGGGGPGARGFRRGPRGETIFESFSYGPEGARRSGHGPHEAGGFDDVIADILGGLGGRGRARAGGGEPPRGSDIEMTVPVALERVVEGGPVKVHLPNGRAVEVKLPANVAEGHRMRLKGQGEPSAFGGAPGDAYVIVAYAPHRHFRVEGADLRADVTLPLTEAVLGGKVRVPTLAGEVELSVPARTSSGRTFRLRGKGLPKADGGSGDLLATTRIVLPETPDPELEELMRRRRDSGA; translated from the coding sequence ATGCGCGATCCCTATGAAATCCTCGGCGTCGCCCGCAACGCCGACCAGACCGAGATCAAGCGGGCTTTCCGCAAGCTCGCGAAGAAGCTGCACCCGGACGCCAACACGGAAGATCCGAAGGCGCAGGAGAAGTTCGCCGAGTTGAACTCGGCGCACGAGATTCTGTCCGACACGGAGAAGCGCGGGCAATTCGACCGCGGCGAGATCGACGCCGAAGGCAAGCCGCGCGGCTTCGAGGGCTTCCCCGGCGGCGGAGGGCCGGGCGCGCGCGGCTTCCGGCGCGGACCGCGCGGCGAAACCATCTTCGAGAGCTTCTCCTACGGCCCGGAGGGCGCGCGCCGCTCCGGCCACGGCCCGCACGAGGCCGGCGGGTTCGACGACGTGATCGCCGATATTCTCGGCGGCCTTGGCGGGCGCGGACGTGCCCGGGCCGGCGGCGGCGAGCCCCCGCGTGGCAGCGACATCGAGATGACCGTCCCTGTCGCGCTGGAGCGCGTCGTCGAGGGCGGCCCGGTCAAGGTGCATCTGCCGAACGGGCGCGCCGTGGAGGTCAAGCTCCCCGCCAATGTGGCGGAGGGCCACCGCATGCGGCTGAAGGGACAGGGAGAGCCGAGCGCCTTCGGCGGCGCGCCGGGCGACGCCTATGTCATCGTCGCCTATGCCCCGCACCGTCATTTCCGCGTCGAGGGCGCCGATCTGCGCGCCGACGTGACGCTGCCGCTCACGGAGGCCGTGCTCGGCGGCAAGGTGCGTGTGCCGACGCTGGCCGGCGAGGTCGAGCTGTCGGTGCCGGCCCGCACCAGCTCGGGCCGCACCTTCCGGCTGCGCGGAAAGGGGCTGCCCAAGGCGGACGGTGGGTCCGGCGACCTGCTCGCCACGACGCGCATCGTGCTGCCGGAGACGCCAGACCCCGAGCTTGAGGAACTGATGCGCCGGCGCCGCGACAGCGGCGCCTGA
- a CDS encoding RT0821/Lpp0805 family surface protein, with protein sequence MAGAALLLAGCAGMAPVDTMATGSVTTRASAYAREPVPKGIAVEDWAAARPALAEALGTKASAPSVPWENLSSATRGTVTPLGERSADGGGKCREFLMSFVRDEREEWLQGEACRAAKGAWKVDQARLLERS encoded by the coding sequence ATGGCGGGCGCTGCCCTGCTGCTCGCGGGCTGCGCCGGAATGGCGCCGGTCGACACCATGGCGACCGGCTCGGTGACGACGCGGGCCAGCGCCTATGCCCGCGAGCCGGTGCCGAAGGGCATCGCCGTCGAGGACTGGGCCGCCGCCCGCCCGGCGCTGGCCGAGGCGCTCGGCACCAAGGCTTCAGCGCCCAGCGTTCCCTGGGAGAACCTTTCCAGCGCCACGCGTGGCACCGTCACTCCGCTGGGCGAGCGCAGCGCCGACGGGGGCGGCAAGTGCCGCGAATTCCTCATGAGCTTCGTGCGCGACGAGCGGGAGGAATGGCTGCAGGGCGAGGCCTGCCGCGCCGCCAAGGGGGCCTGGAAAGTCGATCAGGCGCGCTTGCTGGAACGAAGCTGA
- the pdxH gene encoding pyridoxamine 5'-phosphate oxidase, whose protein sequence is MEAPEELKSGDFTAATEPFRLFEEWFAEARESEPNDPNAMALSTVDADGLPDVRMVLLNARDERGFVFFTNTGSAKGRELAAVPKAAVVFHWKSLRRQIRVRGLVETVSEAEADAYFATRPRLSQIGAWASQQSRPLEGRFALEGAIAKVTAQYALGTVPRPPHWTGFRIRPVQIEFWHDRPFRLHDRILFRREAPDEGEWARTRLYP, encoded by the coding sequence ATGGAAGCGCCCGAAGAGTTAAAATCCGGTGATTTCACCGCCGCCACGGAGCCGTTTCGGCTTTTCGAGGAATGGTTTGCCGAGGCGAGGGAGTCCGAGCCCAACGATCCCAACGCCATGGCGCTGTCCACCGTCGACGCCGACGGCCTGCCGGATGTGCGCATGGTGCTGCTGAACGCGCGCGACGAGCGCGGCTTCGTCTTCTTCACCAATACCGGCAGCGCCAAGGGGCGTGAACTCGCCGCCGTGCCGAAAGCGGCCGTGGTGTTCCACTGGAAGTCGCTGCGCCGGCAAATTCGGGTGCGCGGGCTGGTGGAGACGGTGAGCGAGGCGGAGGCCGACGCCTATTTCGCCACCCGGCCACGCCTGTCGCAGATCGGCGCCTGGGCCAGCCAGCAGTCGCGCCCGCTGGAAGGGCGCTTCGCGCTGGAGGGCGCCATCGCCAAGGTCACGGCGCAATATGCGCTGGGCACGGTGCCGCGCCCTCCGCACTGGACCGGCTTCCGCATCCGCCCGGTGCAGATCGAGTTCTGGCACGACCGCCCCTTCCGCCTGCACGACCGCATCCTGTTCCGCCGCGAGGCGCCGGACGAGGGCGAGTGGGCGCGCACTCGCCTGTATCCGTGA